Proteins encoded by one window of uncultured Bacteroides sp.:
- a CDS encoding family 43 glycosylhydrolase, protein MFHYTNPITRDTAISMRDHCIIKVGKQWYCTGTSNPVWTGPNPGVRLLVSDDLIHWSQYSWIIDASKRSADCPYNGRFWAPEIHFIKNKYWLTVNSGKVTKEDPKGMNTHSIWLFASDQVTGPYKLVNGPLTSQYNNDATLFEDEDGQTYLYCSGNGLFQAKIDLTKGRIIGNIQKFMDKKKPGYPEWMIGGIEGPFVIKRDGTYFMFFSTWTRGYEVGLLKSKSPLGPWDLASPELIFGPRKKGYRPELAIDGDMLV, encoded by the coding sequence GTGTTTCATTACACTAATCCTATAACAAGAGATACTGCTATATCTATGCGTGATCATTGTATTATCAAGGTTGGCAAACAGTGGTACTGCACGGGTACTTCCAATCCTGTATGGACAGGACCGAATCCAGGTGTTCGTCTATTGGTCTCAGATGATTTAATCCATTGGAGTCAATATTCATGGATTATAGATGCCAGCAAACGATCTGCTGATTGTCCTTATAATGGAAGGTTCTGGGCTCCGGAAATACATTTCATAAAAAATAAATATTGGCTTACCGTTAATAGCGGGAAAGTAACCAAAGAGGATCCAAAAGGTATGAATACACATAGTATCTGGTTATTTGCATCCGATCAGGTGACTGGACCATATAAATTAGTTAACGGACCTCTTACTTCTCAATATAATAATGATGCAACATTGTTTGAAGATGAAGATGGTCAGACTTATCTCTATTGCAGTGGCAACGGACTTTTTCAAGCAAAAATAGACTTGACTAAGGGACGAATTATTGGAAATATTCAAAAATTTATGGATAAAAAAAAACCTGGTTATCCTGAATGGATGATTGGAGGTATTGAAGGACCATTTGTTATCAAAAGAGATGGAACTTACTTTATGTTTTTCTCTACTTGGACTCGCGGATATGAAGTTGGATTATTGAAGTCTAAATCTCCGCTTGGTCCGTGGGATTTGGCATCGCCTGAACTAATTTTTGGTCCCCGGAAAAAAGGATATCGCCCGGAATTAGCTATTGATGGGGATATGCTCGTCTGA
- a CDS encoding family 43 glycosylhydrolase, translated as MEKNKLARLILVTFMLFNITVIIAQNPIIRNQFSADPTARVFGDKVYLYPSHDILGKEGQGRPNWFCMEDYHVFSSSNLTDWTDHGVILNQNKVQWADSTAFSMWAPDCISKNGKYYFYFPAPPKGTKGFSVGVAVADNPFGPFIPQSKSIDKVSGIDPNVFIDKDGQAYLYWSAGNFMVSKLKSNMVELASEPQIIANLPEKGLKEGPFLFERKGIYYLTFPHVENKIERLEYAIGTSPMGPFKISGVIMDESPVGCWTNHHSIINFKGQWYLFYHSNDLSPKFDKNRSVRIDSLFFNADGTIRKVTSTFRGVGLTDASKQIQIDRYSRISDKGISVSFIDTLNTFAGWKTVFNEKKACVQYNNVDFGKKKYKSVIVKATSQKGGILLLKLKSISGPMLAKINIPKSKEWKETKVLISGLKQGRQNLFLSSVNDNEVEVDWIKFE; from the coding sequence ATGGAAAAAAATAAGTTGGCAAGATTGATTCTTGTTACATTTATGCTATTTAATATTACTGTTATTATAGCTCAGAATCCCATTATAAGAAATCAATTTTCTGCAGATCCAACTGCCAGAGTTTTTGGCGATAAAGTATATCTATATCCATCTCATGATATTTTAGGTAAAGAAGGACAAGGTCGTCCAAATTGGTTTTGTATGGAAGATTATCATGTGTTTTCATCCTCAAATCTTACTGACTGGACAGATCATGGAGTTATTTTGAACCAAAATAAAGTACAATGGGCAGATTCAACGGCATTTAGTATGTGGGCTCCTGATTGTATTAGTAAAAATGGTAAATATTACTTTTATTTTCCTGCTCCTCCAAAAGGCACAAAGGGCTTTTCTGTAGGAGTAGCTGTAGCTGATAATCCTTTTGGCCCATTTATCCCACAGTCCAAATCAATTGATAAAGTTAGTGGCATTGATCCTAATGTTTTTATAGATAAAGACGGACAAGCTTATTTGTATTGGTCGGCTGGTAACTTTATGGTCTCAAAATTGAAAAGTAATATGGTGGAACTAGCTTCAGAACCTCAGATTATAGCTAATTTGCCCGAGAAAGGATTAAAAGAAGGCCCTTTTTTGTTTGAAAGAAAAGGAATTTATTATTTGACTTTCCCTCATGTTGAAAATAAAATTGAACGGCTTGAATATGCAATAGGAACCAGTCCGATGGGACCTTTTAAAATATCAGGAGTTATTATGGACGAATCGCCTGTTGGATGCTGGACTAATCATCATTCGATTATAAATTTTAAAGGACAGTGGTATCTGTTTTACCACAGTAATGACCTTTCACCAAAATTTGATAAAAACAGGTCGGTACGCATTGATAGTTTATTTTTTAATGCAGATGGTACTATTCGAAAAGTTACATCTACCTTTCGTGGTGTAGGACTGACTGATGCTTCTAAGCAAATACAGATAGATCGATATAGTAGAATAAGTGATAAAGGCATTTCTGTTTCATTTATTGATACTCTGAACACTTTTGCTGGTTGGAAAACAGTTTTTAATGAGAAAAAAGCATGTGTACAATATAACAATGTTGATTTTGGAAAGAAAAAATATAAATCAGTTATTGTAAAAGCTACTTCTCAGAAAGGAGGGATATTGCTACTAAAGTTAAAGAGTATTAGTGGTCCCATGCTGGCAAAGATTAATATTCCAAAAAGTAAAGAATGGAAAGAAACTAAAGTTTTGATTTCTGGTTTAAAACAAGGTCGTCAGAATTTGTTTTTATCTTCAGTAAATGATAACGAGGTCGAAGTTGATTGGATTAAATTTGAATAA
- a CDS encoding glycoside hydrolase 43 family protein → MRKRNILCVVAILVSGYSLNLSAQVKKAQNPIIFSDVPDMSMLRVGDTYYMSSTTMHMSPGVPIMKSKDLVNWKLVNYAYNTLDDVDALNLNNGQSTYGRGSWASSLRYNKGIYYVSTFAQTTGKTYIYTTKNLEKGPWVKHSFAPSLHDHSLFFEEDGRIYMIYGSGKLNIVELKKDLSGIKPETDRVLIENASAPSGNKGLGAEGSQLFKVNGKYYIFNITWPAGGMRTVNIHRADKITGPYEGRVGFQDKGVAQGGLIDTPDGKWYAYLFRDFGAVGRIPYLVPVKWENGWPVIGVNGKVPETLDLPVSKGLISGIVASDEFTRKPGTAALPLAWQWNHNPDNKLWSVSQRKGYLRLTTGRIDSTLLMARNTLTQRTIGPVCTGSTSMDVSHMKDGDFTGLCLLQKNFGQLGVRVNKGVKSIVMISAGTGKPVEVQSVPLTHNIVYFKAECNFKDRADIAKFFYSYDGKVWNFIGEPLKMAYTIPQFIGYRFGLFNYATKNIGGYADFDYFHISSTISEIK, encoded by the coding sequence ATGAGAAAAAGAAATATTTTATGCGTTGTGGCAATTCTGGTTTCCGGGTATTCTTTGAATCTGTCAGCACAGGTGAAGAAAGCTCAGAACCCTATTATTTTTTCAGATGTTCCTGACATGTCTATGCTTCGGGTTGGAGATACTTATTATATGAGTAGCACTACCATGCACATGAGTCCGGGTGTTCCAATTATGAAGTCTAAAGATTTGGTAAACTGGAAATTAGTGAATTATGCCTATAATACTTTAGATGATGTTGATGCACTAAATCTTAATAATGGTCAAAGTACTTATGGCAGAGGGTCATGGGCAAGCAGTCTCCGCTATAACAAAGGAATTTACTATGTTTCAACATTTGCTCAAACAACTGGGAAAACATATATTTACACAACAAAGAATCTAGAGAAAGGGCCTTGGGTAAAACATTCTTTTGCTCCGTCATTGCATGATCATTCATTATTTTTCGAAGAAGATGGACGTATTTATATGATTTATGGAAGTGGTAAACTCAATATAGTAGAGCTTAAAAAAGACCTTTCAGGAATTAAGCCCGAAACAGATCGCGTGCTCATAGAAAATGCTAGCGCTCCGTCTGGTAACAAGGGGCTTGGAGCAGAAGGATCTCAGCTTTTTAAAGTAAATGGAAAATATTATATATTCAATATAACCTGGCCAGCCGGTGGTATGCGTACTGTAAATATTCACAGAGCTGATAAAATTACCGGTCCGTATGAGGGACGAGTTGGATTTCAGGATAAGGGGGTAGCCCAGGGAGGACTTATTGATACTCCTGATGGTAAATGGTACGCTTATTTATTCCGTGATTTTGGAGCAGTAGGACGTATTCCTTATTTGGTTCCGGTAAAATGGGAAAATGGATGGCCTGTTATCGGAGTGAATGGAAAAGTTCCTGAAACACTTGATTTACCAGTTAGTAAGGGTTTGATTTCCGGTATTGTTGCTTCTGACGAATTTACACGTAAGCCCGGAACTGCTGCTTTACCATTGGCTTGGCAATGGAATCATAATCCTGACAATAAATTATGGTCGGTTAGTCAAAGGAAAGGTTATCTACGTCTAACAACAGGCAGAATAGATTCAACTCTGTTAATGGCAAGAAATACATTGACTCAACGTACCATTGGACCTGTATGTACAGGCTCAACATCAATGGATGTGTCTCATATGAAGGATGGAGATTTTACCGGATTATGCTTGCTACAAAAGAATTTCGGTCAGCTAGGGGTTAGAGTTAATAAAGGAGTCAAGTCTATAGTAATGATTAGTGCCGGAACAGGAAAGCCTGTTGAAGTACAAAGTGTTCCGCTTACTCATAATATTGTTTATTTCAAAGCGGAATGCAACTTCAAAGACCGTGCAGATATCGCTAAATTCTTTTACAGCTATGATGGTAAAGTCTGGAACTTCATAGGTGAACCATTAAAAATGGCATATACCATTCCTCAATTTATTGGATATCGATTTGGACTGTTTAATTATGCCACTAAAAACATAGGTGGATATGCTGATTTTGATTATTTCCATATTTCAAGTACTATTTCTGAAATAAAATAG
- a CDS encoding alpha-L-arabinofuranosidase C-terminal domain-containing protein, whose product MKTFFSRRLTCNSFQSLLLLGLCFLFPVTIQASKGGKKISSDLFGLFFEDINYSADGGLYAELVQNRSFEYNPTERKEWNPFSFWEYITPGFSYGKISVETSSPIHPNNPHYMVLDVEHVGHEANSTGLSGVGIKNLGFSGMVVKAGDKYNFSMFARQLSKEPIELNISLQTPKGKVLAETKISTSTDNWNKYTASLIPTESNDTVSLVVLATTKGKLAIDAVSLFPEKTFKNRPNGLNADLAQLLADMKPRFIRFPGGCLSHGDGLENMYRWKNTIGPVEQRKEQRNIWGYHQTTGLGYFEYFQFCEDIGAKPLPVLPAAVSCQNSGGTWRVGGTGQKAIPMNEMQDYIQEVLDLIEWANGPATSVWGAKRAAAGHSAPFHLQYIGIGNEDKITPEFEERFKMIFNAIKAKHPEITVVGTVGPSPDGEDFTKGWKLADDLKVPVVDEHYYTDPNWFISHQHRYDSYKRNATEVYLGEYASWGNKMRNAISEAAYMTALERNGDVVRMASYAPLFAKKDFTQWKTDLIFFDNSRVNLTPNYYAQKMFSANQGDYYFDNVILKDEKNANLAASCVQDSKTGDIILKMVNFGSESKPMKIDLKGFSNIASKAEQTVLIGNAEAENTLENPQTVIPTKSTVKIKKSFDYSAPAMSLTVIRMKTRK is encoded by the coding sequence ATGAAGACGTTTTTTAGTCGAAGATTAACGTGCAATTCATTTCAAAGCCTCTTACTACTTGGGTTGTGTTTTTTATTTCCTGTAACAATTCAGGCATCTAAAGGAGGAAAAAAGATCAGTTCTGATTTGTTTGGACTCTTCTTTGAAGATATTAATTATTCTGCCGATGGAGGACTTTATGCAGAGTTAGTACAAAACCGTTCGTTTGAATATAACCCTACTGAACGTAAAGAATGGAATCCTTTCTCTTTCTGGGAATACATCACTCCCGGATTTTCTTATGGAAAAATAAGCGTTGAAACTTCATCGCCTATTCATCCTAATAATCCTCATTACATGGTGCTTGATGTTGAGCATGTGGGACACGAAGCTAATAGTACAGGCTTGTCTGGGGTTGGTATTAAAAACTTAGGATTCAGTGGTATGGTGGTTAAAGCCGGTGATAAATATAATTTCTCAATGTTTGCGCGTCAGCTTAGCAAAGAACCAATTGAGTTGAATATTAGTTTGCAGACTCCTAAAGGAAAAGTTCTTGCAGAAACTAAAATCTCCACTTCAACTGATAATTGGAATAAATATACAGCAAGTCTGATTCCTACAGAAAGTAATGATACTGTCAGCTTAGTTGTTTTGGCCACAACCAAAGGAAAGCTGGCCATAGATGCTGTTTCTTTGTTTCCTGAAAAAACATTTAAAAACCGTCCGAATGGTTTGAACGCTGATTTGGCACAGTTGCTGGCCGATATGAAACCTCGTTTCATCCGTTTCCCCGGAGGTTGTCTTTCTCATGGTGACGGTCTGGAAAATATGTACCGTTGGAAAAATACTATTGGCCCGGTTGAACAGCGTAAAGAGCAACGTAATATTTGGGGCTATCATCAAACAACAGGCTTGGGCTATTTTGAATATTTCCAGTTCTGCGAAGATATAGGTGCAAAACCATTACCTGTTTTACCAGCCGCTGTCAGCTGTCAGAATTCAGGAGGTACATGGCGTGTGGGTGGAACCGGACAAAAAGCTATTCCTATGAATGAAATGCAGGATTATATTCAGGAAGTGTTGGATTTGATTGAATGGGCAAACGGTCCTGCAACATCTGTTTGGGGAGCTAAACGTGCTGCTGCAGGACATTCGGCTCCATTTCACCTTCAATATATTGGTATTGGTAATGAAGATAAAATAACTCCCGAATTTGAAGAACGCTTTAAAATGATTTTTAATGCAATAAAGGCAAAGCATCCGGAAATAACAGTTGTAGGCACAGTTGGTCCGTCTCCCGACGGTGAAGATTTTACAAAAGGATGGAAGCTGGCTGATGATTTGAAAGTTCCGGTAGTAGATGAGCATTATTACACTGATCCGAATTGGTTTATTTCTCATCAGCACCGCTATGATTCTTACAAACGTAATGCTACGGAAGTTTATCTTGGAGAATATGCTTCCTGGGGAAATAAAATGCGCAATGCTATATCCGAAGCTGCTTATATGACGGCTCTTGAACGTAATGGTGATGTAGTGAGAATGGCTTCATACGCTCCTTTATTTGCGAAGAAGGATTTTACACAGTGGAAGACTGATTTGATATTCTTTGATAACTCGAGGGTTAATCTTACACCAAATTATTATGCACAAAAAATGTTTTCTGCCAATCAGGGAGATTACTATTTTGATAATGTAATTTTGAAAGATGAAAAGAATGCAAACTTAGCAGCTTCTTGTGTTCAGGATAGCAAGACAGGAGATATTATATTGAAAATGGTAAATTTCGGAAGCGAAAGCAAACCGATGAAAATAGACCTTAAAGGATTCAGCAACATTGCTTCAAAAGCAGAGCAGACTGTTCTTATAGGTAATGCTGAAGCTGAAAATACTCTCGAAAATCCACAGACTGTAATTCCTACTAAATCAACCGTTAAAATAAAGAAGTCGTTTGATTATTCTGCTCCGGCTATGTCATTAACAGTAATCAGAATGAAAACAAGAAAATAG
- a CDS encoding alpha-L-arabinofuranosidase C-terminal domain-containing protein, producing MKKIFINLLLALPISLFGQTAEIKIDVDRKIAEIDPKIYGVFMEPIHFKGDRMGLPDSVEFNTLYGTLYDPKSSLADENGFRKDYIDAMKELKITNMRWPGGNFLMGYDWKDGIGPKENRPKRINLAWGGVDNNHVGTDEWFALNKAIGSENVVCVNLGLGSILDACYWVEYCNYKKGTYYSDLRAKNGHPEPYNVKIWDLGNEVDGYPWELGHKSIEEYSRIGREAAKALKSVDKDIQLVASGSSCYENSPWIDWNRNVLSSFGDLINYISIHRYWEKSDDYYNYMGQSAMDFEEKIKVTANEIENVKVMKGLKNPIYISVDEWGIMSKNTLSVLPIAESFNSFIRHADVVKMANFTMLTSLLNTGKEKSTYKTPLFYIFKSFSNNCLGTSVDTYVKCDTFNTPLYKDIPYLDVTTVYSKETNTTYINVINRHKDKAISTNIVSNSAEFTGKAEATLVAGNALNEAFTYDKQNQYIPVTKEIKTEKNRIAYSFPAHSFIQIKVKMKK from the coding sequence ATGAAAAAGATTTTTATTAATTTGTTATTGGCTTTGCCAATTAGTTTGTTTGGTCAGACAGCTGAGATTAAAATTGATGTTGACAGAAAAATTGCCGAAATTGATCCTAAAATTTACGGTGTATTTATGGAACCTATTCATTTTAAAGGAGACAGAATGGGATTGCCTGACTCTGTTGAATTTAATACACTCTACGGAACACTTTATGATCCTAAATCTTCACTGGCTGATGAAAATGGATTTAGAAAAGATTATATTGATGCAATGAAGGAACTAAAAATTACCAATATGAGGTGGCCTGGTGGTAATTTTTTAATGGGGTATGACTGGAAAGATGGAATAGGGCCTAAAGAAAATAGACCAAAACGTATAAACCTGGCTTGGGGTGGCGTAGACAATAATCATGTGGGTACCGATGAATGGTTTGCTTTAAATAAAGCAATAGGCAGTGAAAATGTGGTTTGTGTGAACCTAGGGTTGGGTTCTATATTAGATGCCTGCTATTGGGTAGAGTATTGTAATTATAAAAAAGGTACATACTATTCTGATTTAAGAGCTAAGAATGGACATCCCGAACCTTATAATGTTAAAATATGGGATTTGGGTAATGAAGTAGATGGTTATCCATGGGAATTAGGACATAAATCAATTGAAGAATATTCAAGAATAGGAAGAGAAGCTGCAAAGGCGCTGAAGAGCGTAGATAAGGATATTCAGTTGGTTGCCTCAGGATCTTCGTGCTATGAGAATTCACCCTGGATTGATTGGAACAGGAACGTTTTGTCTAGCTTTGGTGATCTGATCAACTATATTTCAATTCACAGATATTGGGAAAAGTCTGACGACTATTACAATTACATGGGACAGAGTGCAATGGACTTTGAAGAAAAGATAAAAGTAACGGCTAATGAGATTGAAAATGTAAAAGTGATGAAAGGACTCAAGAACCCTATTTACATTTCAGTAGATGAGTGGGGAATCATGTCAAAGAATACTTTATCTGTTTTACCTATTGCTGAAAGCTTTAATTCATTTATTCGTCATGCTGATGTTGTAAAGATGGCTAATTTTACAATGCTAACCTCTTTGCTGAACACTGGTAAAGAAAAAAGTACTTATAAAACGCCTTTGTTTTATATCTTTAAATCATTCTCAAATAACTGCCTTGGCACTTCTGTTGATACTTATGTAAAATGCGATACATTCAATACTCCGTTATACAAAGATATACCTTATCTTGATGTTACAACGGTCTATTCTAAAGAAACTAATACCACTTATATCAATGTAATCAACAGACATAAAGACAAAGCGATTTCAACTAACATAGTATCAAATTCTGCAGAGTTTACTGGCAAAGCTGAGGCTACTTTAGTTGCAGGAAATGCACTTAACGAGGCTTTTACATATGACAAACAAAATCAATATATACCTGTTACAAAAGAAATTAAGACAGAGAAGAATAGAATAGCCTATTCCTTCCCAGCGCACTCTTTTATACAGATAAAGGTCAAAATGAAAAAATAA
- a CDS encoding glycoside hydrolase family 95 protein, with product MNKIKITVLISLFCLLAIPNGWAQKGGKLKMWYDKPAKVWNEALPIGNGRLAAIVFGDPVNEKLQLNESTFWSGGPSRNDNPDGLSVLDSVRYYIFKEDYKRADFLANKGLTAKQLHGSMFQIAGNLNLAFKGNDTYTDYYRELDLERAVFTTSYKVDGVTYKREVFASKPDQVIVVRLTASKPGKLSFAASFDGPLQKSVKVLDNKTLEMTGLSASHEGATGQVKFDARAKILNSGGTTTIESNKINVSKANEVVILISIATNFTDYKTLSADEVKKCTNYLAAAQNKSYSTMLKSHIAAFQKYFNRVNFDLGASSAAKLPTDERIKNFSKSFDPELISMYYQFGRYLLISSSQPGGQPANLQGIWNGSTYPAWDSKYTININTEMNYWPAEKCNMPEMHEPLIQLIKELSETGKQTAKIMYGCNGWVAHHNTDIWRISGVVDFADAGLWPMGGAWLSQHLWEKYLYSGDLKYLESVYPVLKSACEFYKDFLIEEPSHKWLVVSPSMSPENTPSGHSGCALSYGTTMDNQLLFDLFTKTIKAAQLLKKDEALMTDFQKILNNLPPMQIGRFGQLQEWIGDWDDPNDKNRHVSHLYGLYPSNQISLYTTPDLFDAARTSLIHRGDVSTGWSMGWKVNFWARLLDGNHARKLITDQLTLVDPVKEKSGGTYPNFFDAHPPFQIDGNFGCTSGITEMLLQSHDGAIDILPALPDDWKKGSISGLRAYGGFDVSITWENNQVQKIIIKSHLGGNCRIRVPNEVTMSGGKTLNVASGENSNPFFEIAKVKNPLISASANLNSINFKSIWLYDLPTEAGKIYTIICKK from the coding sequence ATGAACAAAATTAAAATAACAGTACTGATTTCATTATTTTGCCTTCTTGCTATCCCAAATGGATGGGCGCAAAAAGGAGGAAAGCTTAAAATGTGGTATGATAAACCTGCTAAAGTGTGGAACGAGGCGCTTCCGATTGGTAACGGCAGACTGGCTGCAATTGTTTTCGGAGATCCTGTTAATGAAAAACTACAGTTGAATGAAAGCACTTTTTGGTCGGGTGGTCCATCACGTAATGACAATCCTGACGGTTTATCTGTACTTGACTCAGTGCGATATTATATTTTTAAAGAAGACTACAAACGAGCCGATTTTCTGGCAAACAAAGGACTTACTGCTAAGCAATTACATGGCTCTATGTTTCAGATAGCTGGAAACCTGAATCTGGCATTTAAGGGTAATGATACCTATACAGATTATTATAGGGAACTCGATCTGGAAAGAGCTGTTTTTACTACTTCCTACAAGGTGGATGGAGTAACTTATAAAAGAGAGGTTTTTGCATCGAAACCAGATCAGGTTATTGTTGTAAGACTTACAGCCAGTAAACCTGGAAAATTATCTTTTGCAGCAAGTTTTGATGGACCTCTGCAGAAGTCAGTGAAAGTGTTGGATAACAAAACTCTTGAAATGACAGGCTTATCTGCTTCTCACGAAGGAGCTACGGGACAAGTGAAATTTGATGCTCGTGCAAAAATCTTAAATTCAGGCGGAACTACAACAATTGAATCAAATAAGATCAATGTAAGTAAGGCTAATGAAGTTGTTATATTGATTTCTATTGCGACTAATTTTACCGATTATAAAACTTTATCGGCAGATGAAGTTAAAAAATGCACCAACTATCTTGCAGCAGCTCAGAATAAGTCTTATTCAACAATGCTAAAGAGTCATATAGCTGCGTTTCAGAAATATTTTAATCGCGTAAATTTTGATTTAGGTGCTTCATCGGCAGCAAAACTGCCAACTGATGAAAGAATTAAAAATTTCTCAAAGTCATTTGATCCTGAATTGATTTCTATGTATTATCAATTTGGCCGTTATTTGTTGATTTCATCTTCTCAACCAGGAGGGCAACCTGCTAATCTTCAGGGAATATGGAATGGCAGCACTTATCCTGCATGGGATAGCAAGTATACCATCAATATCAATACAGAAATGAATTATTGGCCTGCTGAAAAATGTAACATGCCTGAAATGCATGAACCATTGATTCAATTGATAAAAGAACTATCAGAAACTGGTAAACAAACAGCTAAAATAATGTATGGCTGCAATGGCTGGGTGGCTCATCACAATACTGATATCTGGCGCATTTCTGGTGTGGTTGATTTTGCTGATGCGGGATTATGGCCGATGGGTGGGGCATGGCTGTCACAGCATTTATGGGAGAAATATCTGTATAGTGGCGATCTAAAATATTTGGAATCAGTTTATCCTGTATTAAAATCAGCCTGCGAATTTTATAAAGATTTTCTTATAGAAGAACCTTCTCATAAATGGTTGGTAGTAAGCCCTTCTATGTCACCGGAAAATACTCCTTCCGGGCATTCCGGATGTGCGCTGAGTTACGGAACGACTATGGACAATCAACTACTTTTTGATTTGTTTACCAAAACGATTAAGGCTGCTCAATTGCTGAAAAAAGATGAAGCATTGATGACTGATTTTCAAAAGATACTTAATAATCTTCCACCGATGCAGATCGGTCGTTTCGGCCAATTACAGGAATGGATAGGAGACTGGGATGATCCGAATGATAAAAACAGACATGTGTCACACTTATATGGTTTGTACCCAAGTAATCAGATTTCACTATATACTACTCCTGATTTATTTGATGCTGCACGTACATCACTCATTCATCGTGGCGATGTGTCAACCGGATGGTCGATGGGCTGGAAAGTGAATTTCTGGGCACGTTTGCTTGACGGTAACCATGCACGAAAGCTGATAACTGACCAATTAACGCTTGTTGATCCGGTAAAAGAAAAGAGTGGTGGTACCTATCCTAACTTTTTTGATGCACATCCGCCATTTCAAATAGACGGAAACTTTGGTTGTACTTCAGGTATTACAGAAATGCTTTTGCAGAGTCACGACGGAGCTATTGATATTTTACCTGCATTGCCTGATGACTGGAAAAAGGGAAGTATAAGTGGCTTGAGGGCTTATGGAGGTTTTGATGTGAGCATCACTTGGGAAAATAATCAGGTGCAGAAGATTATCATAAAATCTCATTTAGGTGGAAATTGCCGTATTCGTGTTCCTAATGAGGTCACTATGTCTGGTGGTAAAACATTGAATGTGGCTTCAGGAGAAAATTCAAATCCATTCTTTGAGATTGCTAAAGTAAAGAATCCTTTGATATCGGCTTCTGCAAATCTAAATTCTATTAATTTTAAATCAATCTGGTTATATGATTTGCCTACTGAAGCAGGTAAAATATACACAATCATTTGTAAAAAGTAG